In a single window of the Leptospiraceae bacterium genome:
- a CDS encoding DUF2225 domain-containing protein has protein sequence MPPVSTKVEPLKKASFRSKDNSVCPVCDTIHQREQMFQGGGRLIAGKLTKELRRLYEKNKKYGRINPNDYVIVVCPKCLYASFPKDWSLLVGPDLDRMKSQSGDRKVNIEKILGPLDFSAERNLITGAGAFLLAIDSYQNRSPKDAPTPKKAVCALKAAWYFDDLHTEFPALGYDRVRDTLYQKAASWYGLTLDIMQTGQEPVDSAAPILGPDTDNNWGFDGVIYLNAYLTMKFRDMMSEIPDERVKLLAKSKRMLAKLYGSGKSSKSKPSAILDMAKELYDELAKLIESLGGEK, from the coding sequence ATGCCACCTGTAAGTACAAAAGTTGAACCACTTAAGAAAGCCTCCTTTCGTTCCAAAGACAATAGTGTATGTCCAGTTTGCGACACCATTCACCAAAGAGAGCAAATGTTCCAAGGTGGGGGTCGTTTAATTGCAGGTAAGCTTACAAAGGAACTTAGGCGACTATACGAAAAAAATAAAAAATACGGGCGCATCAATCCGAATGATTATGTTATCGTTGTTTGTCCAAAGTGCCTTTATGCTTCCTTCCCAAAAGATTGGAGTTTACTTGTAGGACCCGATTTGGATCGAATGAAATCCCAATCTGGCGACAGGAAAGTAAATATTGAAAAAATTCTTGGTCCACTTGATTTTTCTGCAGAGCGCAACCTAATCACAGGGGCGGGTGCCTTTTTACTAGCAATCGACTCCTATCAAAATCGATCCCCTAAGGATGCGCCGACTCCCAAAAAAGCGGTATGTGCTTTAAAAGCGGCTTGGTATTTTGATGATTTGCATACTGAATTTCCAGCTTTGGGCTATGATAGAGTTCGCGATACTTTATACCAAAAAGCTGCTTCTTGGTATGGGCTGACTTTAGATATTATGCAAACTGGTCAAGAGCCTGTCGATTCAGCGGCGCCTATTTTAGGTCCTGATACAGACAACAACTGGGGATTTGATGGGGTTATATATCTAAATGCCTACCTCACAATGAAATTTAGAGATATGATGTCAGAAATTCCAGATGAGCGAGTAAAGCTTCTTGCAAAGTCAAAGCGCATGCTTGCAAAACTATACGGATCTGGAAAATCTTCCAAGTCAAAGCCTTCTGCTATTCTAGATATGGCAAAGGAACTCTATGATGAACTGGCTAAACTGATCGAATCCCTGGGAGGAGAAAAGTAG
- the truA gene encoding tRNA pseudouridine(38-40) synthase TruA: MPRTVLILEYDGPRFNGFQKQKSAKQITVQEKLEDVISLILREDITLVAAGRTDAGVHAKGMVVSFSSTSSIPNYHKFLVSLNGLVGGNVSALAGKEISDQFHARFSCTEREYEYKILNTRTPHPLLNERVLWFKNNIDFDLLHREVETLHGKHDFAGFTKKSVLETYNSTERQITKIEVKRDSELKNLFKIVIKGTGFLHNMVRIIVGTLLDIARGRLKSNILDILRTQDRTNAGITLPPYGLYFLRAYYRDYPEINQMYSEIYQTTERA; this comes from the coding sequence TTGCCGAGAACTGTTTTAATTTTAGAGTATGATGGTCCTCGGTTTAACGGATTTCAAAAGCAAAAAAGTGCAAAGCAAATCACAGTTCAAGAAAAACTCGAAGATGTGATTTCGCTCATACTTCGAGAAGATATTACATTAGTTGCTGCGGGAAGAACGGATGCTGGTGTTCATGCAAAAGGTATGGTAGTTAGTTTTTCTAGCACAAGTTCAATTCCCAATTACCACAAATTTTTGGTATCCCTGAATGGATTAGTAGGGGGAAATGTTTCTGCTCTTGCAGGAAAAGAAATCTCCGATCAATTCCATGCTCGATTTTCTTGCACAGAAAGAGAATATGAGTATAAAATACTAAACACAAGAACTCCACATCCACTTTTAAATGAACGAGTTTTATGGTTTAAAAATAATATCGACTTTGACCTACTCCATAGGGAAGTTGAGACTTTACATGGCAAACATGACTTTGCAGGTTTCACAAAAAAATCTGTTTTAGAAACTTACAATTCTACTGAAAGACAAATCACAAAAATAGAAGTCAAAAGAGATAGTGAACTAAAGAATTTATTTAAAATCGTAATTAAGGGAACTGGCTTTTTACATAATATGGTTAGAATCATTGTGGGAACTCTTTTAGATATTGCAAGGGGAAGACTGAAGTCTAATATCCTCGATATTCTACGAACACAGGATAGAACAAATGCGGGTATAACTCTTCCTCCTTATGGCCTTTATTTTTTAAGAGCGTATTACAGGGATTATCCAGAAATCAATCAAATGTATTCAGAAATCTATCAAACCACGGAGAGAGCGTAA
- a CDS encoding ABC-F family ATPase — MISAAGVTIRYGKKTLFEDVSIKFKEGCRYGLIGANGSGKSTFLKILAGLEQPHMGVVSVDKGMRIGFLKQDHYEYENESIMNTVLMGHKDLWEVHKERDRLYSLPEMSEEEGIKASELEEKYADLDGYEAESYAGELLEGLGIPSNLHQETMSKITGGYKLRVLLAQVLFQKPEILLLDEPTNNLDIKTIKWLEDFLRNHTGVLIVISHDRHFINSIATDIADLDYNVIRVYPGNYDDYMEASTMAREQLINDNKRTKEKIADLQEFVSRFSANASKAKQATSRAKLIDKLKSGQIEIKPSSRVSPYIRFKMAKPLGKDVINAVGISKKYENPIFTDISISISKGEKVGIIGTNGVGKTTLLKCLLKQLEPDTGKVEHGQSMSASYFPQDHKDGIGEDAATLIEWLYRYAPAGTDTTVIRSMLGRMLFSGDMAQKSTSVLSGGEKSRLILSRMIMAEENVLALDEPTNHLDLESIEALNYALSLFDGTVIFVSHDREFVSSLATRIIEVTPGQVIDFKGTYEEYLEKEGAEFFKRAASGSMLAKNK; from the coding sequence ATGATTAGTGCTGCTGGCGTAACAATCCGATACGGAAAGAAAACTTTATTCGAAGATGTAAGTATTAAATTCAAAGAAGGCTGTAGATACGGTCTCATTGGAGCAAATGGAAGTGGTAAATCCACTTTTTTGAAAATCTTAGCGGGTCTTGAACAACCGCATATGGGTGTTGTTTCCGTTGACAAAGGAATGCGAATCGGCTTTTTAAAGCAAGATCATTATGAATACGAAAATGAATCCATTATGAATACAGTTCTAATGGGTCATAAAGATCTCTGGGAAGTTCACAAAGAAAGAGACAGACTTTATTCCCTTCCTGAGATGTCTGAAGAAGAAGGAATCAAAGCAAGCGAGCTAGAAGAAAAATATGCTGACTTGGATGGATACGAAGCGGAAAGCTATGCCGGTGAATTGTTGGAAGGTTTAGGAATTCCATCTAACCTACACCAAGAAACCATGTCAAAGATTACAGGCGGTTACAAGTTACGCGTGTTACTCGCTCAAGTTCTTTTTCAGAAACCAGAAATATTACTTTTAGATGAGCCGACAAATAACCTTGATATTAAGACCATTAAATGGTTGGAAGATTTTTTACGAAACCATACGGGGGTATTGATTGTTATCTCCCACGATAGACATTTTATTAATTCCATAGCAACCGACATAGCTGATTTAGATTACAACGTAATCAGAGTTTATCCAGGAAATTATGACGATTATATGGAAGCTTCTACAATGGCACGCGAGCAATTAATCAACGATAACAAACGCACGAAAGAAAAAATCGCAGACTTACAAGAATTCGTAAGTCGATTTAGTGCCAATGCAAGTAAAGCAAAGCAAGCAACCTCACGTGCAAAGTTAATTGATAAATTAAAATCAGGGCAAATCGAGATTAAACCCTCATCGCGGGTATCTCCGTATATCCGCTTCAAAATGGCAAAGCCACTTGGGAAAGATGTGATCAATGCAGTAGGAATTTCTAAAAAGTATGAAAATCCAATATTTACAGATATAAGCATTTCCATTTCTAAAGGGGAAAAAGTCGGTATCATCGGAACGAATGGAGTAGGGAAGACTACACTCCTTAAATGTTTATTAAAACAATTAGAGCCTGATACCGGAAAGGTGGAACATGGTCAAAGTATGTCAGCTTCTTACTTTCCACAAGACCACAAAGATGGAATTGGAGAAGATGCCGCAACTCTTATCGAATGGCTTTACCGTTATGCGCCAGCAGGAACAGATACAACCGTTATCCGCAGTATGTTAGGTCGTATGCTCTTTAGTGGCGATATGGCACAAAAAAGCACAAGTGTATTATCAGGTGGGGAAAAATCCAGACTCATTCTTTCTCGCATGATTATGGCAGAGGAAAATGTTCTAGCACTTGATGAGCCTACTAACCACTTAGACTTAGAAAGCATTGAAGCATTAAACTATGCCCTTTCTCTTTTTGATGGAACAGTAATATTTGTCAGTCATGATAGAGAGTTTGTATCGTCTCTTGCTACAAGGATAATCGAAGTTACCCCCGGTCAGGTCATCGACTTCAAAGGAACCTATGAAGAATACCTTGAAAAAGAAGGTGCAGAGTTCTTTAAACGTGCTGCAAGTGGTTCCATGCTTGCCAAGAATAAGTAG
- a CDS encoding phosphatase PAP2 family protein: MINKLIQIDLAISRFIHDRIKNKSLDRVLSKINRGETLGVILIASFFFYPENKFYWVILHVGSVTFIADRLVLFLKKTISRKRPLIKVMNNEDKNPDMKHSFPSAHAANSMVSIFILVTVYNYSPYFFALSIFAGIGRLITLHHFLIDILGGWSIGLLIGLLNLGVMYLLTSY; the protein is encoded by the coding sequence TTGATTAATAAGCTTATACAAATTGACTTAGCTATCTCTCGGTTCATTCACGATAGAATTAAGAATAAATCTTTGGATAGAGTCCTTTCCAAAATAAATCGCGGAGAAACATTAGGCGTTATTCTAATTGCTTCGTTCTTTTTTTATCCAGAGAATAAATTTTACTGGGTAATTCTCCACGTAGGTTCCGTTACATTTATAGCAGATAGACTTGTGTTATTCTTAAAAAAAACTATTTCTCGCAAACGCCCTCTCATCAAGGTAATGAATAACGAAGACAAAAATCCAGATATGAAACACTCTTTCCCGTCTGCACACGCAGCCAATTCAATGGTATCGATTTTTATTTTAGTGACTGTCTATAACTATTCGCCTTACTTCTTTGCTCTTTCTATATTTGCCGGCATCGGTAGGCTAATCACTCTTCACCACTTCCTGATTGATATTTTAGGTGGTTGGTCGATTGGACTTTTGATTGGTTTATTAAATCTAGGTGTGATGTATTTACTTACAAGCTACTAA
- a CDS encoding histidine--tRNA ligase gives MRFRAWMFGVMRRTVQLYGYEEYDAPLLESYDLYKAKTGEEIVGRQLYDFIDKGERHVAIRPEMTPSLARMVAAKNRDLPKPIRWYSIPNLWRYEAPGHGRLREHWQLNVDIFGINSFQAEVEIIKLACDILFAFRAPKGSFKVKISHRKILSGFLKNSLGLGGESDQAIAKILDKKNKITKEDFETQVKAYLPEPDKQLALIYKYLASSIQNISEIGGIESDVITDINRLFDTLGKLGLAEYIEFDPSIIRGFDYYTGFIFEIFDTNPENKRSLYGGGRYDNLIGLFSNEELSGIGFGLGDVTLQNFLKSHNLIPDLKRHATVFIPLMDDSISVDILQLASELRTEGIACEVMLEAKQKFGKQLAIAEKKGYRYVLILGGDEIAKGVANLKDLVSGEQKTLSRQSLAQELKKELHL, from the coding sequence ATGCGGTTTCGTGCGTGGATGTTTGGCGTTATGCGACGCACAGTTCAGCTTTATGGCTATGAAGAATATGATGCTCCGCTTTTAGAATCTTATGATTTGTATAAAGCAAAGACTGGCGAAGAAATTGTTGGTCGTCAACTTTATGACTTCATTGACAAAGGCGAACGGCATGTGGCTATACGCCCCGAAATGACTCCTTCTCTTGCGAGAATGGTTGCAGCGAAGAATCGTGATTTGCCGAAGCCAATTCGATGGTATTCTATTCCTAATCTTTGGAGATACGAAGCACCAGGTCATGGAAGACTACGAGAGCACTGGCAATTAAATGTAGACATCTTTGGAATTAACTCATTCCAGGCAGAAGTCGAAATCATCAAACTCGCTTGCGATATTTTGTTTGCATTCCGCGCACCCAAAGGAAGTTTTAAAGTAAAGATTTCACATCGTAAAATTCTATCTGGATTCTTAAAGAATTCTCTTGGATTAGGCGGTGAATCCGATCAAGCAATTGCCAAGATACTAGACAAAAAAAATAAAATTACAAAAGAAGATTTCGAAACACAGGTAAAAGCGTATTTGCCCGAACCGGACAAGCAGCTTGCCCTTATCTATAAGTATCTAGCTTCTTCTATTCAAAATATTTCTGAAATAGGCGGAATTGAGTCAGATGTTATCACGGATATTAACCGCTTGTTTGACACTCTAGGCAAATTAGGATTAGCCGAATACATAGAATTTGATCCTTCTATCATTCGGGGATTTGATTATTACACAGGATTTATTTTTGAAATCTTCGATACCAATCCAGAAAACAAACGCTCTCTTTATGGCGGGGGAAGATATGATAACTTAATCGGACTTTTTTCCAATGAAGAGCTTTCCGGAATTGGATTTGGGCTAGGTGATGTTACCCTACAAAACTTCTTGAAATCGCATAATTTAATCCCTGATCTCAAAAGACATGCTACTGTATTTATTCCACTTATGGATGATTCCATTTCCGTAGACATATTACAATTAGCCAGTGAATTACGAACAGAAGGAATTGCCTGCGAAGTAATGCTCGAAGCAAAGCAAAAGTTCGGAAAACAACTTGCAATCGCAGAAAAGAAAGGCTATCGTTATGTATTGATTTTAGGTGGCGACGAAATAGCAAAAGGCGTAGCAAATTTAAAAGACTTAGTTTCGGGCGAACAAAAAACACTAAGTAGACAAAGTCTCGCACAAGAACTAAAGAAAGAATTACATCTTTGA
- a CDS encoding DUF1577 domain-containing protein: MALDTKTNKKDSFRRMTTILQAPREWESVETNVDKMLEHVSQNYLLKDPFIKQYSGKPTVTIKPAIGKNSFVIEVMNENTLSEDREIVLYKYAREKYFELLFERVSSKDKSHACTLRQVKIAKRTRRTERFSTETNPVHAGNFLVAKIDLDIKTALGFSTEVIFSEVDKTLKTKYPRSKIVPLFNRDDLKEEEEIIIKHGLPLFITNTATMQSSKDIPTFDLKAYYEEEFLLDEKIAALRKDLIQSFIYYPIIFKSGKEDVVIGYCYNESQSPITQGNLEYFEIIAYTIKKRIMDSSTASIDEKQNIVNVSEQGILLEVTSDYIFQALKTKPTFSMDIVFKMTVPMRFSLNAKHIYKLEDTYYVGAEITGSNNDEKGFDKYKDIVRAFK; the protein is encoded by the coding sequence TTGGCACTAGATACAAAAACTAATAAAAAAGATTCTTTCAGACGAATGACAACGATTTTACAGGCTCCTAGGGAATGGGAGTCTGTTGAAACCAATGTTGATAAAATGTTAGAGCATGTATCTCAAAACTATCTATTGAAAGATCCCTTTATTAAACAATACAGCGGCAAACCAACAGTAACCATTAAACCTGCCATCGGAAAAAATTCATTCGTCATTGAGGTGATGAATGAAAATACACTTTCCGAAGATCGAGAAATTGTTTTATACAAATACGCAAGAGAAAAATACTTTGAGTTGCTCTTTGAACGGGTTAGCTCAAAAGACAAATCTCACGCTTGCACACTCAGGCAAGTAAAGATCGCAAAGAGAACTCGAAGAACAGAGCGTTTTTCTACAGAAACAAATCCTGTCCACGCCGGAAACTTTTTAGTGGCTAAGATTGATTTGGATATTAAGACCGCTCTCGGTTTTTCTACAGAAGTAATTTTTAGTGAAGTAGACAAAACTCTAAAAACCAAATATCCCCGCTCTAAGATTGTGCCTTTATTCAACAGAGATGATCTAAAAGAGGAAGAGGAAATTATTATTAAACATGGCCTTCCGCTTTTTATTACGAATACAGCAACAATGCAATCCTCTAAAGACATCCCGACCTTTGATTTAAAGGCTTACTATGAAGAAGAATTCTTATTAGATGAAAAGATTGCTGCATTGCGCAAAGATCTAATTCAGTCTTTTATTTATTATCCGATTATTTTTAAATCAGGTAAAGAAGATGTTGTGATTGGATACTGTTATAACGAAAGTCAATCTCCTATTACTCAAGGAAATTTGGAATACTTTGAAATCATCGCCTATACAATTAAAAAACGAATCATGGATTCAAGCACCGCTTCCATCGATGAGAAACAAAATATAGTCAATGTATCAGAGCAGGGAATTCTTTTAGAAGTGACTTCGGATTATATTTTTCAAGCACTCAAAACGAAACCCACTTTTTCAATGGACATAGTATTTAAAATGACGGTGCCAATGCGTTTTTCTTTAAATGCAAAGCATATCTATAAATTGGAAGATACTTATTACGTGGGAGCCGAGATTACAGGCTCAAACAACGACGAAAAAGGATTCGACAAATACAAGGACATTGTAAGAGCATTCAAATAA
- a CDS encoding PD40 domain-containing protein: MSSLFAQDSTDSVSTHFGFPLNTQNVEYNPIISPNGRYIVFQSNRPGGQGGMDFWLSENRNYKDRTGKPIWMEPINLIELSTMGFDGPFTIQFDEEGRPKEIYFTSVRKENTDRDSFKTGRDGFKGLNIYYTHRESPASVDKWSVPIHLNDINSDFDDRMPAISPDGKYLVFSSNRPGGFGGFDLWISERVNIATDPNPKWSRPINIGNKVNTASNEIMPYFHFDNLTLYFSSDRNDEYHKYNFFGIDMDEQFEKETTLDRANPANTPNKAIVWKEVYRLPKPFNSPMDDEGISLTHDGIWAYYSSNRDGGEGLFDIYRAKVPEEMRKPYLFDLTGLVIDGSEETMIGIASSIKISNNKGVVSIITSERIGGDISKDHPKNFATKLFTNSLYKIEVSAPDYYPTEFSLDLRGSVGQKKSKYVKIVLMPIKKDEEAEPPAKDNKPAETPKDAKDTPTKTDKPTIEEKKQDGLIVILRDHKTKKEILTGSVTVFTETEKKGIQLKKEKEKFLLAEKPTKSFELHGKAPGYQDETLIINEGDYTPSGNMTIEIFLRMTKDFEKIYSTIVYYEFNEYKLAKEQIKLLDKLVAYLKLNPLDLFEIGGHTDNIAGKEFNLKLSEKRAELVKEYLVSKGIDAKRITTKAYWYSQPQGDNETEEGRAKNRRVNFRKLN; the protein is encoded by the coding sequence ATGTCTTCCCTATTCGCACAGGATTCTACTGATTCTGTGTCTACCCATTTTGGATTTCCTCTAAATACGCAAAACGTAGAATACAATCCAATCATCAGTCCCAACGGTCGATACATTGTATTTCAATCGAACCGTCCGGGTGGACAGGGCGGAATGGATTTTTGGCTTTCTGAAAATAGAAATTATAAAGATAGAACTGGAAAACCAATTTGGATGGAGCCGATCAATCTAATTGAGCTTAGTACTATGGGATTTGATGGACCTTTTACAATTCAGTTTGATGAAGAAGGACGACCCAAAGAAATCTATTTTACTTCCGTTCGAAAAGAAAATACCGACCGAGATAGTTTTAAAACAGGAAGAGATGGATTCAAAGGGTTAAATATCTATTATACGCACAGAGAGTCTCCTGCCTCTGTGGATAAATGGTCAGTTCCAATTCATCTCAATGATATCAATTCAGACTTTGACGATAGAATGCCAGCCATCTCTCCTGACGGCAAATACTTAGTATTCTCATCGAATCGTCCGGGTGGTTTTGGTGGATTCGATCTTTGGATTTCCGAGAGAGTAAATATTGCGACTGATCCAAATCCAAAATGGTCCCGTCCGATCAACATTGGCAATAAAGTAAATACAGCGTCTAACGAGATTATGCCATACTTTCACTTTGATAATCTAACTCTTTATTTTAGCTCAGACAGAAATGATGAATATCATAAGTATAATTTTTTCGGAATAGATATGGATGAACAGTTTGAAAAAGAAACTACCTTAGATAGAGCAAATCCAGCGAATACTCCGAATAAGGCGATTGTTTGGAAAGAAGTATATCGTCTTCCAAAACCATTTAATAGTCCAATGGACGATGAAGGTATTTCATTGACTCACGATGGAATCTGGGCATACTATTCTTCGAATCGAGATGGTGGTGAGGGGCTATTCGATATTTACCGAGCGAAAGTTCCAGAAGAAATGCGTAAACCATATCTGTTTGATTTAACCGGTTTAGTAATTGATGGTTCAGAGGAAACAATGATTGGAATTGCCTCTTCAATTAAAATATCGAACAATAAAGGCGTTGTTAGTATTATTACTTCTGAGAGAATTGGCGGAGATATCTCCAAAGATCATCCAAAAAACTTTGCGACTAAGCTATTTACAAATTCTCTTTATAAAATTGAAGTTTCTGCACCCGATTATTATCCAACTGAGTTTTCTCTAGATCTCCGTGGCTCCGTTGGTCAAAAAAAATCCAAATACGTAAAAATTGTTTTAATGCCAATTAAGAAAGACGAGGAAGCAGAGCCTCCTGCAAAAGATAACAAGCCTGCGGAAACTCCAAAAGATGCAAAAGATACTCCAACTAAAACGGATAAACCAACTATAGAAGAGAAAAAACAAGACGGTCTAATTGTCATACTAAGAGATCATAAAACGAAAAAAGAAATTTTGACTGGTTCCGTAACAGTATTTACAGAGACAGAAAAGAAAGGAATACAACTCAAGAAAGAAAAGGAAAAATTCCTATTAGCCGAGAAGCCTACAAAGAGTTTCGAGCTTCATGGAAAAGCACCTGGATATCAAGATGAGACTTTGATTATTAATGAGGGAGATTACACTCCATCAGGAAACATGACAATCGAAATCTTCTTACGAATGACAAAGGACTTTGAAAAAATATATAGCACTATCGTATATTATGAATTCAATGAATACAAATTAGCAAAAGAACAAATTAAATTGCTTGATAAGTTAGTGGCATATCTTAAATTGAATCCCCTAGATTTATTTGAAATCGGTGGACACACAGATAACATCGCTGGTAAGGAATTTAACCTAAAACTGAGCGAAAAAAGAGCTGAACTAGTAAAGGAATACTTGGTTTCAAAAGGAATCGATGCAAAGCGAATTACAACTAAGGCATATTGGTATTCTCAACCTCAAGGTGACAACGAAACAGAAGAAGGTCGAGCAAAGAATAGAAGGGTAAATTTTAGAAAGTTAAATTAG
- a CDS encoding AEC family transporter, with protein sequence MQNLWVLILCFTFGFLLKTTKRIPENAPKTLNAFILYISLPAQILLYTRNISFSAEFLLPAGMAWILFLSIVTILFILKKFSLIDSKTFGCLVLTAGFGNTSFLGLPMIEIFFGKEFNSIGIICDQLGTFLILSLVGIPIALHQSSTSTEIHTVLKRILTFPPFLAFSLAFGLSGITFSPIVMSGLSRLGDTLAPLALFSVGFQFSPKRIGNRKKDLLMGLALKMVLAPLIVYLLYFILLKNTSMASKISVFEAAMPPMITGGIVAADNDLAPELASMMIAMGVLVSVITLPIWKILLNQY encoded by the coding sequence ATGCAAAATCTTTGGGTATTGATTCTATGCTTTACTTTTGGGTTTCTTTTAAAGACTACCAAGAGAATTCCTGAAAATGCACCTAAAACGTTAAACGCGTTTATTTTATACATTTCCCTGCCCGCTCAGATTCTGCTTTATACTAGAAACATTAGCTTCTCCGCCGAATTCTTATTACCCGCCGGTATGGCTTGGATTTTATTTCTATCAATCGTAACAATTCTATTTATTCTAAAAAAGTTTTCCCTGATAGATTCTAAGACTTTTGGATGTTTGGTGTTAACCGCCGGGTTTGGAAATACTTCTTTTCTAGGTCTTCCAATGATAGAAATCTTTTTTGGAAAAGAATTTAACTCCATCGGAATTATTTGCGATCAACTAGGAACCTTTTTAATTCTATCATTAGTAGGAATTCCAATTGCTCTTCATCAATCTTCTACTTCTACAGAAATACATACAGTTCTAAAAAGAATTTTGACTTTTCCTCCTTTCCTTGCTTTCTCATTGGCTTTTGGCTTGTCTGGAATCACATTCAGTCCCATTGTTATGAGCGGATTATCTAGATTAGGCGATACACTTGCTCCTTTAGCACTCTTCAGTGTAGGATTTCAATTTAGTCCTAAAAGAATCGGTAATAGAAAAAAAGATTTACTCATGGGCTTAGCGCTAAAGATGGTATTAGCCCCACTGATCGTATATTTGCTCTATTTCATTTTGTTAAAGAATACATCAATGGCTTCTAAGATTTCTGTCTTCGAAGCAGCTATGCCTCCTATGATTACAGGCGGAATTGTTGCGGCTGATAACGATTTGGCGCCAGAGCTAGCGTCTATGATGATTGCGATGGGAGTTTTGGTATCGGTAATCACATTACCGATTTGGAAAATATTACTAAATCAGTATTGA
- a CDS encoding response regulator, translated as MAQYQPQGISPNGRPYSVIIAEPSKFQLKQLQQILESEGYKIIGIAETGRDLINMYKENRLVDLIFMEVSLPVMDGYAAFWEMKEQGGILPKIFFISEENSPGVIKSLLDNGAIDYMVKPIKREKVLEKAKIAIEKVNPTFK; from the coding sequence ATGGCTCAATACCAACCACAAGGAATCTCACCAAACGGAAGACCGTATAGCGTTATCATAGCGGAGCCGTCTAAATTTCAGTTAAAACAACTCCAACAAATTCTGGAATCAGAAGGTTACAAGATTATTGGAATCGCTGAAACCGGAAGAGACTTGATCAATATGTATAAGGAGAACCGGCTAGTCGATCTTATCTTCATGGAAGTGAGTCTACCGGTTATGGACGGTTATGCGGCGTTCTGGGAAATGAAAGAACAAGGTGGAATTTTACCTAAGATATTTTTCATTTCCGAAGAAAATTCTCCAGGCGTTATCAAAAGTCTTCTCGACAACGGTGCGATAGACTACATGGTAAAGCCAATCAAACGCGAGAAAGTTTTAGAAAAAGCAAAAATCGCCATCGAAAAAGTAAATCCTACTTTTAAGTAG